Part of the Anopheles coluzzii chromosome 3, AcolN3, whole genome shotgun sequence genome is shown below.
AACGGAAAATGTGTTGGATATTATGTACTATTTGAATAATACTTTTCCAACAAATCATTCATAATCTTGCAAGAATGTGACACACAAATGTAGGAAGAATGCTCAATGATTTGTTAAAAACTCATGGCCAAAGTAGAGAACTTAAAAAATGTTTAGCAAAAAATGCTATTTTCAGTTCGAAGCTATGCAGCTTCCCCTGCTGAAGAGTTTGTGAAAATAGTACCATTCATGCATCTTCTTTTGGGGTAGCTGAAAAATTAACCtacatacatatatttatGCTGCAGCTCTCATGATGGATAGTTTTCAGCTACTTTAAAGATTTTAAAGGTATTACTTTCTTGAGAATAATGAagtttaatttattgaaacaCAAGCCGTTCCTTTCATCTCATCAATTGGCACTTGTTCACGGATGGCACTCAATGTGAATTTTATTGGCCTTTGCCTTTGCAGACTTCAGTGTGGCACGACGGGATGAAGCATTCGAAAGCAAAAGCGAAACAACGATTTGATTCATGGTTACCAGCACATGAGTCATGCATCGCAAGTTTCCGATAATACAGTTCAACTACTGTATGAAGACGAATTGTGTGTTCAATCTTGAATcattacttttgttttttcgcaTGATACTAATgtagtttatgttttttttcgacgGACAAAGAACTACTGCtcaagcaataaaaaagacGAAAAAGAATTACTAATTGTAGCTAATCGTTGCGAAACAGATTAGAGTATTCGCTACCACCACACTGCGTGATTATTTGATAGTACTATCTAAACAAAAACCCTGCAATATGGTCTCCCACATGTTAGTAAACGTATTAACATAATAGCTGATTGGTTTCGGGCCAATTACAGCTACGTGGCGACGGTTtatgaaaaaagaagaaatgaaaTTACAACATAATTGCTGCCCTATCAAATAGAGaaaatgtgtgtgaatgtgtatgGGTTACACCCACCGGTAGAAACAACGGGAACAACATAAACTAAGAAATAACGGTAAGTAATGTAACATGATAACActtagcaaacaaaaagcataATATCGTTTAGTTGTTGTGTAATACCCTCCGATTCCTCCTCCGTCGGAACCTTGGCAACTTCTGGTCCCAGCGGATCAAAACGCACACGATGCTCCACGGCAGCATGGGCAGCATTGAGCAGTTCCGAGAAAAACCGATGCCTGCGTAATGCCAGCTCATCGCGTCCTATGGGCGTAGTGGGTGGCTCCATAATGCCACCCTCCTCCCTACGTACAGCCAATCGAGAGGGCACGAGAAAAAACAGGTAGAAGATTTAGCAAATTTAAACGAAAACGACGCCAAGTAACTTGTTGCAATGGGAGTGAATTGAGAATGAGGGACTTTTGGGCGGGATGATCTTTCATTCCGCGCAATTGGCTTAGAAGCGATAGTTCAACAGAGTAGCACTAACTAGCACATTCAAGCGAATTCTTGTAAAAAGTTTAGGAAAAATTCTATTTAGAACGTATTTATAGTAATGTCGATTAAACGAATGAGAAAGATGGGACGATTTTGCAAATTACGAGATTAGCGGTGTACATTGTCTAATTTCTAAATGGCTCTAAACTAAATGGAAAGATGTTGTTGCATGAATGGACATCAAGGCAATGATGATGACATAGATGATGTGGATGGatcgtgatggtgatgatgatgatggttatttttttgtttgctttcaagATTCGTATCATGCAGCTTATGTTTGAACAATTATTCTTCAAATCAATAAATGGAATCGACTACATTTCTGCTAGATTTGCACTTTTGTCACGAAACATAAACAACGAAGGAATACATTGGATTACGCTACATAATCGAACGCATTAAAATCAGGAGTGAACttaacaaaaccacacatacgAAAGCGGTgtgtttttaaacattatCAACCAAACGAAACGAGAATATATGTATATAGGAGCGACCAATAAAATTTCTCTAATTGACAAAACAGAATACCAACATCATCAATCGATCCTCGGCAAACCAGTCCGGAAGGGCTATCATGCCCGGCAGTGAGCCTCGCTTGGTGGCGTACGGCGTGCACATATCACCGCGCGGTAACTTCGGTGGCACCGAGTCCGAAAACACGGAATCATCATCTTCCGGTGGTGGATATTCGGGCGGCGGAATCACCTCCGTGCTATCGTTATAGGCTACCTTCTTTTTGATCGATGACTTCGAGGACGATCGCCGCGAGAGGCAACTCTCGCGAAACGAAACCTGCGTTCGTATCGTAGTGTCGTCGCTGTTGACCGACTccttgcggctgctgctgttgtcgcCTTCGATACCGGAAGGACTGCCACCGTTGGTGGCCGTGTTAGGGACCGATTCCGACAGTGTCGATGTATCGTCGTTGTTTGATTCGCGCTCTTCGCTGGAATTTTTTGAAACCTGatcattgttgttgctgaCCACATTTGTCGTCTCTTCGCAATCATCTTCGCCTTCGTTCTCCGGCGAACCGACGGGTTCTATCAGCTCGTCTGGAGGTGACGGCGTCACTGATTCTGCACCTCCTACATCTTCCTCCGAAGGTTTGGTGGGTTTATCTTCCACGACAGGCGGACTTTCTCGCCGATTGTCCGCGCTACTGATAATTTCCGGTGCATTGTCATCGGTTGGAGCAGGAATAATTACAGCTCCATCGTTGCCTTCATCACTAGAGCTACTGAGGGGATTATTATCGTCATCACTCTTGCTATCATCGTACTGGCGTGGTAAGAAACGTTTCACGTCGATTGTCTCCTCAATTGTTTCTTCGCTATTGCTTGGCTCACTTTTAAGGCGTTCTATCTTAGATGCTACGCATGATACAGTTTGCTTCTCATCATCAAGCTCAACTATTTCTTCGGAAGTTGATGGTGGAGATGGTCGTAATGATCCGGTAAACGGTTCAATTTTCGGGACATTGGCAGTGTCAGATTCATTGATTAGCGAAGAGGCGTTTGATGAATTATTTGTACGATCTTCGATGATTTTCTCTTCCGGTTGTAATTGATTTTCTTCTGGTGCGTCTGACATAACCGTCTCGTTCTGAACTGATCGCTCTTCGATTAAAGCTCGTGTTCCAATTTCATCTAGTAAAAAGGCACACAGTTAATAATACGATCGATCAttgttttacataaaatacaaTTGTAAAGTATATACGTTACTAGCTCTTTGCTAGAGGTGATAATGCTGTTCTGTTCTGAACATGAATACGACTTCTTTCAACATGTATTCTATCGAGCATTCATAAACTATACTGAATAAAATCATATACGTAagatcaaacaaaaacatgaattCATTAAAACATTCTATAACTGCACATGAAACTCATAAAATTGTATCTTTATACTGCCCTAATGCCAATGGAAAAAgttataaattaaattatacctGTTTATAAACTTcaatttctgaataaaaaaaaacttcaattgACATAAACCGACCTAATGTTTCAAAAATCGAGTAGGAATATGTACTCGAAAGTACGACACTGACGCAAAAAAGCGCTCAGCCAAACATCCAAAAGAACAACGTTAACACGAACGACTGCTAATAGCAGCGTGTTGGTTAGCTTATAAGCGAGAGCTGTCAAGTACAATAAAGTGCCCACAAATTAGGCGTCTTTTTCCGTTCCAGCTATTCTGAGGCTTTGATCCTTACCATCTTGCGGTTGCTCCtccgattgctgctgctgctgctcctgctggtgAACTGGCTCCAGTTGCTTCACGCTAGAATTTTCATCTAAAGAACCCGATAAATCCTCACCATCGTgcggaggagaaggaggagcagAAGTGGTACACAGCTCGTTCGAGTTTTGTCGCGATGGTACATGATTAGGCGATTTAGGTGCTTGTACCGTTAGATTTTCATTTGCAGATTGTGTACCTTCCTCTGGCGAGTGACACGGCGGTGTTGCATCCTGTTTATGAGCCGGATCTACATCCCCGGCTGGGGGTGAatccttttgctgctgttgctgttcacccagctcctcaacGGTGGTAGGAATTTCCTGTGGAGTGTTGGTCGCATCTCCGGTCGAATCGGCGTCGGTGGACTCGTTGGTTGGAAGTTTAGCCTCAATTTCGGTAACCACTCCCGATGATGGGCCCGATTGATCCGTTTGACCTCGGTCCGTATTGGACAGTGTTTTGCTAGCTGGTGACGATGAGGCCGAACCGGCTGTACCGGCTGGCACACTATCAGCAGCATTATTCTCTTCCGTTGCTTTTTCGTCGCTATCAACAGGATTTGATAGATTGGATTCTTCAATCACGTCGTTAACGGTGCACGGTTCACGGGGGGTGTCTTCCGGGGAAGAGAGTGCCGAATTCGCACGCTGcgtatcggactcatggtttTCGTTTTCCTTCGGCTCTGGCGAGGAACCATTCAGCACGGCCGTGGTCGCTGCCGAGCACCCCGAATACGATTGTAGATTATCGGAGCTTTCAATTATTTCTATCTTGATTTCCTCATCATCTTGTGAGAGGTTGTCCACAGCCGAAATTTTACAGGCACTCGCATTCGTTTCGTTCTGCTTCTTCGACTGCTGCTcccgctcctcctcctcttccgaGTCGGACAATTTAGCcgatttttctttctgttttggAGATTTGGGATTCACACAACGGCAACaggaaaacattttcaagCACTAGAATTCAGCGCAGCCGATGtattgctttgtgtgtgtaaaacaCGTTTGTTCCTTAGTCTTAGCACTATCTTTTAAAAACACACTGTTGCTATTGTTGCTGTAAAATTGTTTTACGTATATGTGAAGGAATGGCGAACATTAAGGATTGCGTAAATTAGTGTTTAACAATCATGCAACAACTCCGCCTCTGTGTGCAATAATGTGATGCAAAAATTGCAACGACAAACTTGAAAGCAGGGAAAATGGCTTAAAATGTAGCAAATATAGTATATGTCTCATATTTAATTGTACTTAGATTAATCGATAATCTAATACATTTCCGCACGGATTGCGATTcgtatttgtttaaaaataatgagAGAAAATGCTTTGTAAAATTCTGCTACCCATTCAAGAAGGGCGGTCATGATATCGTGGCCGTAATGGCATTGAGCAATAGTCTCcatctgttatttgtttgctcTCCGGAGGggttaaaaatagtttttcctTCTCGTTAATGCGTTTCGCTCGTTTGCTTCTTTTGTGTTCGAGGACGTTGCCGacagcgtgtgtgtatgtttgttgaTTATATGCAAGCATCAGATGTATCCAAAGCCGACACACATTAATCACCCCGACGTTAAGGTTAGTGGTGTTAATTGCCAATTTTTGGCGTATCCTTACGCGGTTACCTTTCATTGACTGTACCAGAACATTGCTTACGACAAGGATTAAGAAAGGattatgctttttttaaatatggtATAGAGTGAgtgcgtgagagagagagatggagagagtgggagagaggGATTGAGAGAGGGAGGGGAGGTGGATACATGAATCTTACCGCGGTAAGGGGTTAATGGGGAGTAATAGAGAGAAGGTAACGCTTgtacaaaacaagcaaaactaGGTCACACACTATTGTAACAAACAAGACCATCCTTGGAGCGATGAGACATTGTGGAGGGTTCATCACCCACCATCAGAATGTGAATGCTTAAAggcaaaatgggaagaaaagcaAGGACATTTTTATCTGCCAATGGTTATTATATTTGTGCGGAGTGAAATGAAGAAGGGGAGGCGTAacatcatttttaataatattggTCAATATTTAactagttttgtttgttcttgcATCTACACCGTTTGTACGACGCGCAGTTGTAACGTTACAAAAACTTCCCGGGAGAGTTTAATATTTGTAACGAGTttgtcaaataaaaaatggtAACGATTAAACTGCTTGAAAAAGGGACATATACTGACATTTTTAAGGCTAATTTTGAATGGTTATACGATGCAATATTCTGGTGACTTGTTAAAGcaaactttaaaaacataattcaCATATATTTGCTACATTTCAAAAGTGATCATTTCCACCCTTGAGCTAGTTGAATCTTGCTAACGACGCATTGCTTCATTATCTACGAAGTACTGTTGAATCCAGTTCGTCCATTAAAAGTAACGAACAGCTTTAACGTCCTACGAACACACTAAGAAATCTTTCATCATGCTTCCGAGTGGTATGCTGCTGCATAATTGATGCTGAAGGTAAATGTGGAATGAGAACGATTTCAAGATGTAAGGATGTTGCACCGGGCACAGGGCCACTCACAGCGAACATATACGCAAACACAAAACGCTAAACCATCCGTGAAAAAACACTAACACACTAAACGTAACCGGGTGTGGCGGCACAGTTTTCGAGGCACACATATTATCCTACTCACTGTACCACTGTGTATATCCTTCGGTTTATCCGAATGGTTATCGTATTGAGTTGCCAGAACGAACGTACGTAACTCCACCATCCGTCCTTGTGGGTAAAAGTCGTAAAATGCTTCTTCTGataacgcaaacaaaaaagactgAATTGGCTGGTCAGTTTCGTCGACACAAAGGGGAAGGTGTGTTTGAAGCACATAAAATTATCTACCGCTCTGCTGGGACACGCACAAAATTCACTACCGAAGGACAAGGAAACCGAGCACCAGTGATAATGTCCCGCGCCTTGCGAAAAAATACTGCCAGGACGACACACCAGAGTGGCACAAGCGGTACCGATCGATTCAAAACACCAGGCTCGACTGGAGCCGTCGCCTACTGATGGTTTGGAATCTGCGAAACCCAACCCAGAGCAAAGCGTGTTGGGCTTCGTTTGGGAGCACACGGTGTGCTGGAGATGCTAACCCATCGGGGAGGTTGACGTAACTTTTCCGGGAGCGGCCCGAACGATCCGAATGGCTACCGAACAGTTTGCCCACAATAATCTCGTCCGTATTTCCCCATTTTGCTGAATGTTTTTCTCCAAACGATATGTGCAACACGATCTTTCCCCTGGCTACATACGTTTTCAGAGAGTAGTAACGAACCGCAATTCCGCTCTTGTTTTGTTCTCCTGGGTTTCCATACTGTTCTGCACACACGTGCTGCAGCAGTGACCGCCCGTGTCAATGCTACGAGGCATGCCGCCCCCGGATGCTGCGAATTTTCCGCTCTCGTGTATTCTTTCTTCCAGTCAGTTCGCTCTTATTTCGATGATGATTGTGACAATTCATTCATTGTTCTTCAATCGTAGTACAAACGAGTAGGATAGTGGATATCAATGTAAAATCAAATCATATAACAGATACATCATGGATAAGAATATTTGTAAGGTTTTTGTTCCTAAGCTTTTTTGCTGATTATGTTTTGCGTTCCTTCAAAACTATTTTCGAACAGCTCAGTTCGGTACAACGTAAATACCGCGAGCGACGATATCAAACTCTCGGGTGGAAGGTGAAACGATCCACAGCGCAGTCTCCGTACGATTTCGTACGATggtatttgtatttgttccTCTGTGCTATAAGCCCATAAGCTTCACGTTTTCATCTTGATTACCTCGCCAAACTCTCCTGCGTGCTCCAGTGATTATAACAGTATGGAAGAGAAAGTGTTGATGACACCTAGGCTAAGGACAATAACACCTCCAAGGTGGTGCGAAAGTGAAAAGTGTGAGTGGAAAATCGGCTGTTGGCATTCCAATGGGAGTAATTAAATATTACTTcaattatcaaaaaataaattaaaatgaattacAAAACACAAAGGCTTTTTAATCCTTTTTACTATATATCCTGATATGTTACTCTCGGTTATAAATAATACATATAAACACATATCAGAATCGAGACACAGTTCCATAAGACAAGGATTATTCTACAAAAAACGGAGATATATTAACCGAGTTCACAACGAACTGAAGACTTTTTCATTTGCTGCTACATCCATTGTTGCTTTAGACCTGGCAATGCCACCCGTCATGTGCCGGGATAGGAGGTTAGATAGTCGATTATCCCATGTATGGGGGAAACGGTATACATGACTTGAGCCATGAGTGAAGAAACTATAACATAAACTAAAAATCACAACAGAATTGTAAATATAGTCTATTTTTAACGAAAGTCTGTTGAATAACAGAAAAATAACGATTTTTTTGAATTCATAAATGTTTCAATGAAAGTGATCGATCGTCGTGAAATGTTATTGATTGGAATGTATAATTAATGAAGCCAATTTCCAATCTTTAACTTTTATTGTTGTATTATGCCCTGATTTTTATTTCAGGATCGTGGGCAAGAAATCGTCGGGATTGTCtattaaaaaaggaaaaggtaaGAGAATAAATTAGAGAAAGATTTATTCGCTAGCAATTGATGTATGCCCGTTGGGGCCATTTAATaaacttttgtttttggtgaaTAAAACAGCTGTATCAATAAATCTAAGCAATAAACTAAAACTTTCATTTTCTCGCTACCACTTCGTAGCAATATCACTCTTTTTTATTCCGAAAAAACGCTCAAAAATTACTAAGAAATATTATGTAAAAGAGGCAGAATTCAATGTACTGCGGTTGCAGATAAATTTATCCATTTAAAACCCGTTTGAAGGGAAATGTTTGTGGAATAAATAGCTACAAGACcgcacaacacaacattaTATCGTTGGGTCTCTTTTAAAAGGTATTACTTATATGTTTGTCTGAATATGTGTTctctccaaacacacacacacacacacgcgccaaaCCCACGAAATAAATACTATGATCCAACCCAACgcaaacaattattattaCCAGAGGAAAACTGATATCGTTATTCAGTCAGAACCGTATCTGCTCCCTTTGCTGTCTGGTTTCCCCCAAGACGATTTACACGTACGCACACAACCGTCGTCGACCGGAACTGGATGGAAACAAGAATCGTTCGAGGTctaaccacacacactcatccgCTGCATGTTGCCACTGTTGAATTAAACATCATTCAGGGCGTTGCGTAGTACGAGAATATACAGCGAAAGCGAAACCGACTGTCAATAACGTGTGTCTTTACATTTACACTAAAAACTgtacaatgtttttttaaatttatgtcttttttagtgtttaaattacaaaatctCATCTCA
Proteins encoded:
- the LOC120959067 gene encoding uncharacterized protein LOC120959067 isoform X1; this translates as MFSCCRCVNPKSPKQKEKSAKLSDSEEEEEREQQSKKQNETNASACKISAVDNLSQDDEEIKIEIIESSDNLQSYSGCSAATTAVLNGSSPEPKENENHESDTQRANSALSSPEDTPREPCTVNDVIEESNLSNPVDSDEKATEENNAADSVPAGTAGSASSSPASKTLSNTDRGQTDQSGPSSGVVTEIEAKLPTNESTDADSTGDATNTPQEIPTTVEELGEQQQQQKDSPPAGDVDPAHKQDATPPCHSPEEGTQSANENLTVQAPKSPNHVPSRQNSNELCTTSAPPSPPHDGEDLSGSLDENSSVKQLEPVHQQEQQQQQSEEQPQDDEIGTRALIEERSVQNETVMSDAPEENQLQPEEKIIEDRTNNSSNASSLINESDTANVPKIEPFTGSLRPSPPSTSEEIVELDDEKQTVSCVASKIERLKSEPSNSEETIEETIDVKRFLPRQYDDSKSDDDNNPLSSSSDEGNDGAVIIPAPTDDNAPEIISSADNRRESPPVVEDKPTKPSEEDVGGAESVTPSPPDELIEPVGSPENEGEDDCEETTNVVSNNNDQVSKNSSEERESNNDDTSTLSESVPNTATNGGSPSGIEGDNSSSRKESVNSDDTTIRTQVSFRESCLSRRSSSKSSIKKKVAYNDSTEVIPPPEYPPPEDDDSVFSDSVPPKLPRGDMCTPYATKRGSLPGMIALPDWFAEDRLMMEEGGIMEPPTTPIGRDELALRRHRFFSELLNAAHAAVEHRVRFDPLGPEVAKVPTEEESEDCDPDLKPSSARELECLIDRLERIVDRLERTVSARELEETRRILKDACAVGKAVIRSNTTVEDTDPSADDLPTVLPSTPPPSASYLHQKVDSLESTLFPALTDQPQKGRQHNTTTVIQSKPSALLNHTNPLTIQEQGTAVLSLSSSQHGTVGGTTSKMSINAYEDIMLGSFANFIALSNKIGGDVATQAQFVKEAFDAQFAFLKVASASSAPSNTDLQNLLKPTSDKISTIQSYREKNRTSPFFNHLSAISESIPALGWVCVAPTPGPYVKEMNDAGQFYTNRVLKDWKEKDSTHVEWARAWIQTLTELQQYIKQHHTTGLVWSGKDKPTVGGASVPPPPPPGGLPPPPPMMPLGDLSADGSGDDRSALFAQINQGADITKGLKKVTADMQTHKNPSLRSGPAPYKAPAGVTNGTKSVAPPAAAAVAKPPTFTRDGKKWLIEYQKNNPDLVVENAEMNNVVYMFRCEGSTLQIKGKINSVVMDSCKKCSLVFDSLVASAEFVNCQSVQMQVLGKVPTISIDKTDGCQMYLSADSLAVEIVSSKSSEMNVMIPKGSSGDYTEQPIPEQFKTIVKGSSLNTTCVESLG